One genomic segment of Gossypium arboreum isolate Shixiya-1 chromosome 3, ASM2569848v2, whole genome shotgun sequence includes these proteins:
- the LOC108476138 gene encoding uncharacterized protein LOC108476138, with product MTTSRRLAERKVEKFQKNITKRGAVPETTTKKGKDYPVGPLLLGFFIFVVIGSSLFQIIRTATSGGMA from the exons ATG ACAACATCAAGGCGTCTTGCAGAAAGAAAGGTGGAGAAGTTCCAAAAGAACATAACAAAGAGAGGAGCTGTGCCTGAGACAACCACAAAGAAGGGGAAGGATTATCCTGTCGGTCCTCTGCTTCTTGGGTTCTTCATATTCGTCGTCATTGGATCAT CTCTCTTCCAGATTATCAGGACAGCGACCAGCGGAGGTATGGCATAA
- the LOC108476137 gene encoding F-box only protein 6-like: MEGLAMLGQLIGQIQDLLQLHGSPPPPPPPSHFRLLQPHLHPDDHHRRWCLHNVDYTSTDHYYSLVMAAGKSGSCKMLEPFEPPGPPPSKKSRKGRTQEKLHGSTAIPEAEVMEQDIWKEFPEDLLEAIIARLPIASFFRFRSVCRKWNSLLELQSFSQHCAEIPQGNTWFYAFTHDNVNSGTMYYDPSMRKWHHPAYRPTKMIALPVASAGGLVCFLDIGHRKIYVCNPLTRSFKELPTGSVKVWSRITVGMTLNGNSTTGGYKVMWVGRDGEYEVYDSVKNSWSRPGRMPSNIKVPLSLNFLSQAVSVDNTLCFMRSDPEGIVSYNMDTGVCKQFIIPAPLHLSDHSLAEWKGRIMLVGLLTKNAATCVCIWELQKMTLLWKEVDRMPNVWCLEFYGKHVRMTCSGNKGLLMLQLRSRQMNRLVTYNVMSREWLKVPGSVVPRGRKQQRVACCIAFNPCLTATA, encoded by the exons ATGGAAGGGCTGGCCATGCTCGGGCAGCTAATCGGTCAGATTCAAGATCTTTTGCAGCTTCACGGCTCTCCTCCTCCGCCTCCTCCTCCGTCTCATTTTCGCCTTCTTCAACCGCATCTTCACCCCGACGACCACCACCGCAG GTGGTGTTTGCACAATGTAGATTATACTTCTACAGACCATTACTACAGTCTTGTAATGGCTGCTGGGAAATCTGGAAGTTGTAAGATGTTGGAACCTTTTGAGCCTCCAGGTCCTCCACCAAGCAAGAAATCACGAAAGGGGCGGACCCAAGAGAAATTACATGGAAGTACTGCTATACCTGAGGCTGAGGTTATGGAACAAGATATTTGGAAAGAATTCCCTGAAGACCTTCTTGAAGCCATCATTGCAAGACTTCCCATAGCCTCATTCTTCCGCTTTCGCTCTGTTTGCCGTAAATGGAATTCCTTGTTGGAGTTGCAAAGTTTCTCTCAGCATTGTGCTGAAATCCCGCAAGGCAATACCTGGTTCTATGCTTTTACTCATGACAATGTGAACTCCGGAACCATGTATTATGACCCTTCCATGAGGAAATGGCACCATCCTGCATATAGGCCAACAAAAATGATTGCTTTGCCAGTTGCATCTGCAGGTGGTCTAGTTTGCTTTCTTGATATTGGTCATAGGAAAATCTATGTCTGCAACCCTTTGACTCGGTCATTTAAAGAGTTGCCAACTGGGTCAGTTAAAGTGTGGTCGCGAATTACTGTAGGAATGACTCTGAATGGAAACTCAACCACTGGAGGCTACAAGGTCATGTGGGTGGGACGTGACGGAGAGTATGAAGTTTATGACTCAGTGAAGAATTCATGGAGTCGGCCAGGACGCATGCCCTCAAACATTAAGGTGCCACTATCACTTAACTTTCTGTCTCAAGCTGTTTCTGTTGATAACACACTTTGCTTCATGCGGTCGGACCCTGAAGGGATTGTGTCCTACAACATGGATACCGGGGTAtgcaaacaatttattattccaGCCCCATTACATCTGAGTGACCACTCGCTTGCAGAGTGGAAGGGCAGGATCATGCTCGTTGGATTGCTGACCAAAAATGCTGCCACTTGTGTCTGTATATGGGAGCTGCAGAAGATGACGCTCTTGTGGAAGGAGGTTGACAGAATGCCAAACGTATGGTGCTTAGAGTTTTACGGGAAGCACGTTCGAATGACTTGCTCGGGCAACAAAGGTTTGCTCATGTTGCAACTGAGATCGAGACAAATGAACCGATTAGTTACATACAATGTGATGAGCAGGGAGTGGCTTAAGGTTCCTGGATCTGTTGTACCACGGGGTAGAAAGCAACAGCGGGTAGCATGTTGCATTGCTTTTAACCCTTGCTTGACTGCTACTGCTTGA